One Lutzomyia longipalpis isolate SR_M1_2022 chromosome 4, ASM2433408v1 DNA segment encodes these proteins:
- the LOC129794506 gene encoding uncharacterized protein LOC129794506 codes for MKVVHFVIVLLHWQLSDARIAISDQYVVNPLMEPCEIRVSGGGLGEPQPLILNRDATEFVEPKDAAGIIRLNPGDVISLFCTNGFATPSTTMDLVRATCTTGNIFTIDNKMDEIAFSDITCTAYPYHTARKSGKMCGNGAGVDIEVGFIVKGSFIELFHICHDDIIESTMYVEHTMGPGNEGYQRSFPRPPWLSSGFFSGKNADQLYTNVNQKAMVAQILGSQELADKFIQPTATNIYLARGHMAAKVDFIFGAQQRATFWLINVAPQWQKFNAGNWERVESSVRRMVSQRNTNLKLYTGTYGVMTLPDINGEQQEIYLHFDENNNGQIPVPKLYYRVIYEESTKRGIVLIGVNNIHITVDEIEEQGYIICEDVADKINWVNWDRFNLDLGYSYACEVEEFAKVVDHLPKMEISGLFILKKMWRKNIFLCTLLVLVLTNGLHCEEENDLDVEMEEPPIEEDAEKPSTHAQCSILWFNVGDPQPLFLIPNTTEFFVPTHPNGIMRLTAGEQIELFCSSHFPLFGTNVQTIFATCVSADTFSVNGVHHQISSLTCADYPIHTGRNTGRQCHGSGSRITEIGFPVRDRFFHLYDVCHNTDTSTTYYSHFWLRPGNQGFQRGFPRPPFIQYDHFPSNINVNLMYTRNRQRQTIAQILQDQRLADDLIHPTNDYFLARGHLAARADFIFGNHQRASFYFINAAPQWQTFNGGNWERIEDGVRRWVADRGIEVEVYTGTWGILHKNDINGNPQPLFLVPDNNNPRIPVPKFYYKVVYEPRTTSAIVFIGVNNPYATWQEITNDYMLCSDIGDRVNWLNWDRERLSLGFSYACEWNDFIRVVDHLPNLRVTQLLI; via the exons atgaaggTGGTGCATTTTGTGATTGTGCTATTACACTGGCAATTGTCCGATGCAAGGATTGCCATCAGTGACCAATATGTAGTTAATCCATTGATGGAAC CTTGCGAAATTCGCGTGAGTGGAGGTGGTCTCGGTGAGCCACAACCGTTAATTCTCAATCGTGATGCTACGGAGTTTGTTGAACCAAAAGATGCTGCAGGTATCATTCGACTCAATCCAGGTGATGTTATATCACTCTTCTGTACAAATGGCTTCGCCACTCCATCTACAACGATGGACCTCGTACGAGCCACGTGTACAACGGGCAACATCTTCACCATTGATAACAAGATGGATGAAATAGCTTTCTCTGATATTACCTGCACAGCTTATCCATATCATACAGCAAGAAAATCCGGGAAAATGTGTGGTAATGGTGCAGGCGTAGATATTGAAGTGGGATTCATTGTTAAAGGGAGTTTTATTGAGCTCTTCCACATTTGCCACGACGATATTATCGAGAGCACAATGTACGTTGAACATACCATGGGACCGGGCAATGAAGGATATCAGAGATCTTTTCCACGACCACCGTGGCTCAGTTCGGGATTTTTTAGCGGTAAAAATGCCGATCAACTATATACAAACGTTAACCAGAAGGCAATGGTGGCGCAAATTCTAGGATCACAG GAACTTGCTGATAAGTTTATTCAACCAACAGCAACGAACATTTACCTTGCACGTGGTCATATGGCTGCCAAGGTTGACTTTATCTTCGGTGCTCAACAACGTGCCACATTCTGGCTCATAAATGTCGCCCCACAGTGGCAAAAGTTCAATGCTGGCAATTGGGAACGAGTTGAGAGTAGCGTAAGACGGATGGTGTCACAGAGGAATACCAATCTCAAGCTCTACACGGGAACTTATGGCGTTATGACCCTTCCCGATATTAATGGAGAACAGCAGGAGATCTATTTGCACTTCGATGAGAACAACAATGGCCAAATTCCCGTGCCAAAGCTCTACTATCGTGTTATCTATGAAGAAAGCACAAAGCGTGGTATTGTCCTTATTGGTGTTAATAATATTCACATAACAGTGGATGAAATTGAAGAACAAGGCTACATTATTTGCGAAGATGTtgcagataaaattaattgggtCAATTGGGACAGATTCAATTTAGATCTTGGGTATTCGTATGCATGCGAAGTTGAGGAATTTGCAAAAGTTGTTGATCATCTTCCAAAAATGGAAATTAGTGGGTTGTTCATTT tgaaaaaaatgtggagaaaaaatattttcttgtgcaCCTTGTTGGTCTTGGTGCTCACCAATGGGTTGcattgtgaagaagaaaacgaTTTAGATGTGGAAATGGAGGAACCACCCATTGAGGAAGATGCTGAGAAACCATCCACTCACGCTCAATGCTCAATTTTGTGGTTCAATGTTGGTGATCCACAACCACTCTTTCTCATACCGAATACTACCGAATTCTTCGTTCCTACCCATCCCAATGGCATAATGAGACTCACAGCTGGGGAACAAATTGAGCTCTTCTGCTCATCGCATTTCCCACTCTTTGGCACTAATGTTCAAACCATCTTTGCCACGTGCGTGAGTGCTGATACGTTTTCCGTTAATGGAGTTCACCATCAAATATCAAGCCTCACCTGTGCAGATTATCCAATCCATACGGGTAGAAATACCGGAAGGCAGTGCCATGGAAGTGGAAGTCGCATAACTGAAATTGGTTTTCCGGTGCGCGATCGATTCTTCCATTTGTACGATGTGTGCCACAATACGGATACATCAACAACCTACTACAGCCACTTTTGGCTGCGTCCTGGCAATCAAGGCTTCCAGCGGGGATTCCCAAGACCACCCTTTATTCAGTACGACCACTTCCCAAGCAACATCAATGTGAACCTCATGTACACAAGAAACCGCCAACGACAGACTATTGCGCAAATTCTGCAGGATCAACGCCTTGCCGATGATCTAATCCACCCAACTAATGACTACTTCCTCGCCCGTGGGCACTTAGCAGCTAGAGCTGACTTTATCTTTGGCAATCACCAAAGGGCATCATTCTACTTCATTAATGCCGCCCCACAGTGGCAGACGTTCAACGGTGGCAATTGGGAAAGAATTGAAGATGGTGTTCGACGTTGGGTGGCAGATCGTGGTATTGAGGTGGAAGTCTACACCGGCACCTGGGGTATCCTACACAAAAACGACATCAATGGCAACCCACAGCCACTCTTCCTTGTCCCAGATAACAACAATCCCCGTATTCCTGTGCCAAAGTTCTACTACAAAGTCGTCTATGAACCACGCACCACCTCAGCCATTGTCTTCATTGGGGTGAATAATCCTTATGCAACATGGCAGGAAATCACCAACGACTACATGTTGTGCAGTGATATCGGTGACCGAGTTAATTGGCTAAACTGGGACAGGGAGAGACTTTCCCTTGGATTTTCTTATGCATGCGAATGGAATGATTTTATCCGTGTTGTTGATCACTTACCCAACTTGAGGGTGACACagcttttaatataa
- the LOC129796253 gene encoding 60S ribosomal protein L27a-like: MSNQKRRKTRKLRGHVSHGHGRIGKHRKHPGGRGNAGGMHHHRINFDKYHPGYFGKVGMRVFHLRRNHYYCPTINLDKLWTLVGDKVREDCAKDADAKRAAAKAAGKEGFAMDGVKVPVVDLVKFGYYKLLGRGHLPKQPIIVKAKFFSAKAERKIKQAGGACILRA, translated from the exons atg tCGAATCAGAAGAGGAGAAAGACCAGGAAGCTCCGTGGACACGTGAGCCATGGACACGGACGTATCG GAAAGCACAGGAAGCATCCGGGAGGTCGTGGTAATGCCGGTGGCATGCACCACCACCGTATTAATTTCGACAAATACCATCCGGGATACTTCGGAAAGGTCGGCATGAGGGTTTTCCACCTGCGCAGAAACCACTACTACTGTCCCACAATCAACCTGGACAAGCTGTGGACTCTTGTGGGTGACAAAGTGCGCGAGGATTGCGCAAAAGATGCCGATGCAAAGCGAGCTGCTGCTAAGGCTGCGGGCAAGGAAGGATTTGCCATGGATGGCGTGAAAGTCCCCGTTGTGGATCTGGTTAAATTTGGATACTACAAACTCCTGGGACGTGGACATCTTCCCAAGCAGCCAATCATTGTTAAGGCGAAATTCTTCTCAGCCAAGGCTGAGAGGAAGATCAAACAAGCTGGTGGTGCATGCATCCTGCGTGCATAG
- the LOC129796140 gene encoding proton-coupled zinc antiporter SLC30A1: MGLKDFVHALEPVQLYIVLILSIIYFLIQLFFSHITHALTLLVNSYHMLCNIIALTGCIITIKYSTKASHPNATCKTEKPTKDNENANHIEVYTSSGEQRLQHINESGMLRNTFGWTRIDLLTMMIVCIFLAAFCFSLLVEALQTLIHINYADTMHHPIPVLIIGAAGLILNGLCYLLIGGYTFHQGSFLHITSSGNVVLDRVVSERSIQKGERRLSRTKKHPVNIVQESRHRQSYMEISRDVCSCIFVIGCSLIVFFIDNEKITKFIDPVISIISCIVLIVLSYPYMKESGLILLQTIPGSIDIENFKNTLLKTFPDIESVHDLHIWQLTRSKYVSTAHVIFQDPKTYARVMEDVLAFFRDQGITIVTVQPEFKVKSQSMERRSPANCLFGCRDNSCMDKYCCKSDEDLVPEICLGDTKENSITNMQQSVGNKEEENENVSISLKNISQQFNSYPLRRYKSEPHLSTNEQHTQRISSEVD; encoded by the exons ATGGGTCTGAAAGACTTTGTGCACGCACTTGAGCCAGTTCAGTTGTACATTGTACTCATATTATCAATCATATACTTTCTCATCCAGCTATTCTTCAGCCACATAACACATGCCCTCACTCTCCTTGTGAACTCTTATCATATGCTGTGTAATATTATCGCTCTTACTGGATGCATAATTACAATTAAG TACAGCACAAAAGCATCCCATCCAAATGCAACGTGTAAAACGGAAAAGCCCACAAAGGACAATGAAAATGCCAATCACATTGAGGTGTACACGAGTTCCGGTGAACAGAGATTGCAGCATATCAATGAGAGTGGGATGCTGCGGAATACCTTTGGTTGGACCCGAATTGATCTACTCACAATGATGATTGTTTGCATCTTCCTGGCGGCATTCTGCTTTTCCCTCCTCGTTGAGGCTCTGCAAACGCTCATCCACATTAACTATGCTGACACAATGCACCATCCCATCCCCGTGTTAATTATCGGTGCTGCAGGACTTATTCTCAATGGGCTCTGCTACCTCCTCATTGGTGGCTATACATTCCATCAGGGGAGCTTCTTGCACATCACATCAAGTGGGAATGTTGTGCTAGATCGTGTTGTGTCGGAAAGGTCCATTCAGAAAGGCGAGAGACGCCTGTCGCGGACAAAGAAGCATCCAGTTAACATTGTCCAGGAAAGCCGTCATAGACAGAGCTACATGGAAATCTCTCGGGATGTGTGCAGTTGCATCTTTGTGATTGGATGCTCACTTATTGTGTTCTTCattgataatgaaaaaatcaccaaattcATCGATCCCGTGATCTCCATCATCTCCTGCATAGTTCTCATTGTACTTAGCTATCCATACA tgAAAGAATCAGGACTGATACTACTACAAACAATTCCGGGATCCATTGATATTGAGAACTTCAAGAATACCCTCCTGAAGACATTTCCAGACATTGAGAGTGTCCATGATCTCCATATTTGGCAACTAACACGCAGTAAATACGTCTCAACGGCTCACGTAATCTTTCAAGATCCCAAGACGTATGCCCGCGTAATGGAGGACGTCTTGGCATTTTTCCGTGATCAAGGAATAACCATTGTAACTGTTCAGCCagaatttaaagtaaaatccCAATCAATGGAAAGGAGATCCCCAGCAAATTGTCTTTTTGGATGCCGCGATAATTCGTGCATGGATAAATATTGCTGCAAGAGTGATGAAGATCTTGTGCCTGAAATTTGTCTTGGAGACACGAAGGAAAATTCCATCACAAATATGCAACAATCAGTTGGAAACAAAGAggaagagaatgaaaatgtcagtattagtttaaaaaatattagtcaacaatttaattcatatCCTCTAAGGCGATATAAAAGTGAACCTCATTTATCAACTAATGAGCAGCACACTCAGAGAATTTCCAGTGAAGTGGACTAA